The genomic region GCTCGTCGCGGATTTGCGCGCGAGCCGCGACCACCTGGTGAACGCATTGCAGACGATCGAGGGCGTCGACGTCCGCGCGCCCGACGGCGCGATGTATCTGTTCTTCTCGCTGCCGGGCGCGGAGCGCAGTCTGGAACTGTGCAAATCGCTCGTGCGCGAGGCGGGCGTGGGCCTCGCGCCGGGCAGCGCGTTCGGCGCGGAAGGCGAAGGCTTCGTGCGCTGGTGCTACGCGTGCGATCCGCTCCGGCTCGACGAAGGCGTCGAGCGTCTGCGGCGTTTTCTCGACGCGCGCGGCCAATCGCGGCAATAAGTGAATGACTGTGCTGGCGAAGTGAGGCTCGGGGCGGAAGAGGGTTCACCTTTACGCCCCGAATCTTTTTGCGTAATATGGCGCTCAGTCACGCGCTTTCGCCTAGGAAAGCGCCACCTCGTCCGGCTGGATGGCCCGGCGGTTCGCTCACCGATCGCCCATTGTCGCCTCTCCCCGGTGCGTGCTCCCAATCAATATGACCGATTAGAATCGGGCGAGCGCGTCTTGAAACTCCGCGTCCAGCTTTATCGTGCGCCCGCTTCGGTGGCGCGCGAACACGCTCAGGTTCGATTCGACTTCGATCATTGACCAAACAGGGTTGGCCCAAGCTGCATGAATACTCTAGAGGCGAAAATCGTCCTCGAGACTGCTTTGATCTGCGCGCAGGAACCGCTGCGGGTGAGTGAGTTGCGCAAGCTGTTCGCCGATGACATTTCGGCGGATACGCTGCGCACGCTGCTCGAAGCGCTGCAGGCGGACTGGTCGGGCCGCGGCGTGGAACTGGTGGCGCTCGCGTCCGGCTGGCGCTTCCAAAGCAAACCCGCCATGCGGACGTATCTGGACCGGCTCAATCCGGAAAAGCCGCCAAAGTATTCGCGCGCGGTGCTTGAAACGCTGGCGATCATTGCGTATCGGCAGCCGGTGACGCGGGGCGATATCGAAGAGATTCGCGGCGTGACGGTCAATACACAAGTGGTCAAGCAGTTGGAGGATCGCGGCTGGATCGAGGTGATCGGCCATCGGGACGTGCCCGGCCGGCCCGCGCTCTACGCGACCACGAAGCAGTTTCTGGACGATCTCGGTCTGACAGCGCTCGATGAACTGCCCGCGCTCGACAATCCGTCGGCGCAACTCGAAGCGTCGCTGCTCGCGCAACATTCGATGGACTTCCCGGCCGGCGCGCAGCCGGACGCGTCGTCCGCGAAAGGCGTGCCCGATGCCGCCGATTCGGGCGGCACTGAATCCGCGCATCCGGCGGACTCCGCGAGCGACGTCACCGGCGGCGGAACGGATAATGCGAGCGAAGTCGCCGACGCCGGCAAAAGCGCACGCGCTGACGACGCGGAAGGGGCAGAACCCGCCGCTGCGCCGTCTTCCGGCGCCCGCGTGCAGCCGCTCAAACCGGCGCACGAGACGACAGCCGCGCCGGAGTCCGGGGAAAGACCTGCGTCAGCCGAATCGGGCGACGCTATCGAGCCGCAACGCGCTGACGGCGATCAGACCGATACGCACCCGTCCAGCGACGTCGAACTGAACGGCGACGACTCCGAAGAAGAACCGAGGGCGCGCCGCGCCTGATGCAATTGCATGGCCCCTGATCCGCACGGCTCTCGATAAAACATCACGTCGAAGACGACGAGCCGGACCGATCAGCGGAATTTTTGACGCGCCCGCCCAGGGCGCGCATTCGACATTTGAGGTTGTTTTGACACACTCCCACGACAGCGATTCGCCCGAATCCGCGCGGCCCGTGCATGCCGCGGACGTCCATGAGTCGGCCGATGCCGGCGAACGCACGCGCATCGACGAGAGCGCCGACGGCGAAGATCGTCCGCGTCGCGGCCTGCGCCGCGGGCCGCGCAGCCTGATCGCGCGTCGCCGCGCTGTCGCCAAGACCAAGGGCGATGCCGCGCCGGACGCAGTCGCCGAGGCACCGCCAGAAGGCGTCGCCGCCGCGCAGCCGCGTGCGTCCCGCAAAGACGCGGGCGCGAAGGCGCCGCGCAACGCCGCCGCGAGGCGTGACGCCGGTGGCGCCGACGAGGGTGCCGCAAAGCAGGGCAGGCGCAAGCAGCCGCGCCGCGACGACGGCGAGCAGGGCGCGCAAGGTGCGCAGGCGGCGGATGCTGCGGCCGCACCGCGCGATGGCGCTCGACGCAAGAATGCGCCGCAAAAACGCGACAAGGGCGGCCGGCAGAACGCGCGCAACGACTCCGGGCCGGCGACGGTCGAGAGCGCGGCAGCCGCCGCCGTCGACGACGTCTTCGCCTACGTCACGTCTCCCGCATTCGACGCGGACAACGGAGCGGCCGGCGTGCGCGCGCCGATGCTGCGCCGCGGCCGCAGCGCGCCGCAGCAAAAGCGCGTGCTCGAGCCGGACGAAGACGCGCCCAAGCTGCACAAGGTTCTCGCCGATGCCGGCATGGGTTCGCGGCGCGACATGGAAGAGCTGATCATCGCCGGACGCGTGTCGGTGAACGGCGAGCCGGCGCATATCGGCCAGCGCATCATGCCGACGGACCAGGTCCGCATCAACGGCAAGCCGCTCAAGCGAAAGCTCGCGAGCAAGCCGCCGCGCATCCTGCTGTATCACAAGCCGATGGGCGAAATCGTCAGCCACGCGGACCCGGAGGGCCGTCCCTCGGTGTTCGACAAGCTGCCGTCGATGAAAACGGCGAAATGGCTCGCGGTCGGGCGGCTCGACTTCAACACCGAAGGCCTGCTGCTGCTGACGACGTCGGGCGACCTCGCCAACCGCTTCATGCATCCGCGCTACAGCGTCGAGCGTGAGTACGCGGTGCGCGTCGTCGGCCAGTTGTCGGAGGCGATGAAGCAGAAGCTGCTGAAAGGCATCGAACTCGACGACGGCCCCGCCAACTTCCTGCGTATTCAGGACGGTGGCGGCGAGGGCACGAATCACTGGTATCACGTCGCGCTCGCGGAAGGCCGCAATCGCGAAGTGCGCCGGATGTTCGAGGCCGCCGGCCTGATGGTGAGCCGGCTGATCCGCACGCGCCACGGCCCGATCGCATTGCCGCGCGGACTGAAGCGCGGGCGCTGGGAGGAACTCGAGGACAACCAGGTGCGCAGCCTGATGGAATCGGTCGGCCTCAAGGCGCCCACGGCCGAAAAGGGCGCGCGCAATTCGGCCCCGCGCGTGCAGCCCGATCCGATGCAGACGTCGATGGGCTTCATCACGCGCGAGCCGGTGCTGAGTTCGCACTCGCGCATGGCACAGACGCCGGGTCGCGGCGGTCGTCGGGGCGCGGCGGCGGGCGGCTTGCCCGGCGCGTTCGGAACGGGTGGAATGGGTGGGATGGGTGGAATGGGCGGCGCGGGCGGAATGGGTGGCTTCGGCGGAAACGCGGGCGGCACCGGCGGCACAGGTCGCCGCGGCCCCCGGGAGCCGAACGGCAACCGGATCGGCAACGAACCGAACGGCAATCGCGCGAACGGTGGCCGTGCCGGTCAGCGCGGCGTGCGGGGACAGGCGCCGCAGGCCGCGAACGGCCCCGCCAAGCGCGCCGCGAACGGCAACGCCCCGCGCGGCGGCAATCGTCAGGGCGGCGCGCAGCAAGGCGCGGGACAGGGCAAGGCGGGCGGTGCCCGCGGTCAACGCAATCGCTCTCGCGGGCGCTGACGCATCGGCCAAAGCGTGGCGTCTGATCGCTGCGCGCGAGGCGCGTCAAGCTCGCGAGCGGAATCATCGAGCCCGACGCGCGCCGATCTGCAGCACAGCGCAAACGCATGCGAATCGGCGCGAAACAGTGCCGATCGCGCGCGTTACGTTTGCGTTTATCCTGAAAAATGGCTAAAATCACGGAGTCGCTGGGCACATAGTTTTCGCGCTGCCCGGGTGCGACCTCGGTTGAAGAAGATGGGCGTTGCGCCCATTTTTTTTTGGCTTTTTGGTTCGGCATCTCGGGAGCAGGGGTGCGCGCCCGGTCGAGGCGCTCGCCCGCAGGTGTTTTCGCGGCGTTGAGTGCGGCGTGGAGTCCGATACGCGATTCGCGAAACACCTTGGAGTTACTGTGCAACTGACGGAATTGATTGAAACCACGGTCTCGAGCCTGGGCTACGAGCTTGTCGATCTCGAACGTTCGGGAGGCGGCATGCTGCGTATTTATATCGACCAGCCGGCCGGTATTGCCATCGAGGACTGCGAGAAAGTCACGCGTCAGCTTCAGTATGTGCTCGAAGTCGAGCATGTCGACTACGACCGCCTCGAAGTATCGTCGCCGGGGCTCGACCGTCCGCTTAAGAAGCTGGCGGACTTCGAGCGCTTCGCGGGAAGCGAAGCCGCCATCACATTGAAAAAGCCGCTGGACGGACGCAAGTCGTTCCGCGGCATCCTGCACGCCCCGCAAGGCGAAACGATCGGATTGGAATTTGAAGGGAAGGACGGCGCCGCGATGCTTGATTTCACGCTCGCGGACCTCGATAAAGCACGTCTCGTCCCCAAAGTTGACTTTAGGAGCCGCAAACAATGAGTCGCGAAGTTTTGATGCTGGCGGATGCGCTGGCGCGCGAAAAGAACGTCAACAAGGACGTGGTGTACGCAGCCCTGGAAGCTGCGCTTGCTTCGGCAACGAAAAAGCTGTTCGAGGAAGATGTCGATATTCGCGTCGCGATCGACCGTGAAAGCGGCGAGCACGAGACGTTCCGCCGCTGGCGCGTAGTGCCGGACGAGGCCGGCCTGCAGGAGCCGGATCAGGAAATCCTGTTGTTCGAAGCGAAGGAGCAAAAGCCCGACGCGGAAGTGGACGAGTTCATCGAAGAGCCGATTCCGTCGATCGAATTCGGCCGCATCGGCGCACAGGCCGCGAAGCAGGTCATTCTGCAGAAGGTGCGCGACGCCGAGCGCGAACAGATCCTGAACGACTTCCTCGAGCGCGGCGAAAAGATCATGACCGGCTCGGTCAAGCGTCTGGACAAGGGAAATTTCATCGTCGAATCGGGCCGCGTCGAAGCGCTGCTGCGCCGCGACCAGCTTATTCCGAAGGAAAACCTTCGCGTGGGCGACCGCGTGCGCGCGTACATCGCGAAGGTCGACCGCACGGCGCGCGGCCCGCAGATCGAACTGTCGCGCACCGCGCCCGAATTTCTGATGAAGCTCTTCGAACTCGAAGTGCCCGAAATCGAACAGGGGCTGCTGGAAATCAAGGCAGCCGCGCGCGATCCCGGCGTGCGTGCGAAAATC from Caballeronia sp. Lep1P3 harbors:
- the scpB gene encoding SMC-Scp complex subunit ScpB translates to MNTLEAKIVLETALICAQEPLRVSELRKLFADDISADTLRTLLEALQADWSGRGVELVALASGWRFQSKPAMRTYLDRLNPEKPPKYSRAVLETLAIIAYRQPVTRGDIEEIRGVTVNTQVVKQLEDRGWIEVIGHRDVPGRPALYATTKQFLDDLGLTALDELPALDNPSAQLEASLLAQHSMDFPAGAQPDASSAKGVPDAADSGGTESAHPADSASDVTGGGTDNASEVADAGKSARADDAEGAEPAAAPSSGARVQPLKPAHETTAAPESGERPASAESGDAIEPQRADGDQTDTHPSSDVELNGDDSEEEPRARRA
- the rimP gene encoding ribosome maturation factor RimP → MQLTELIETTVSSLGYELVDLERSGGGMLRIYIDQPAGIAIEDCEKVTRQLQYVLEVEHVDYDRLEVSSPGLDRPLKKLADFERFAGSEAAITLKKPLDGRKSFRGILHAPQGETIGLEFEGKDGAAMLDFTLADLDKARLVPKVDFRSRKQ
- the rluB gene encoding 23S rRNA pseudouridine(2605) synthase RluB, translating into MTHSHDSDSPESARPVHAADVHESADAGERTRIDESADGEDRPRRGLRRGPRSLIARRRAVAKTKGDAAPDAVAEAPPEGVAAAQPRASRKDAGAKAPRNAAARRDAGGADEGAAKQGRRKQPRRDDGEQGAQGAQAADAAAAPRDGARRKNAPQKRDKGGRQNARNDSGPATVESAAAAAVDDVFAYVTSPAFDADNGAAGVRAPMLRRGRSAPQQKRVLEPDEDAPKLHKVLADAGMGSRRDMEELIIAGRVSVNGEPAHIGQRIMPTDQVRINGKPLKRKLASKPPRILLYHKPMGEIVSHADPEGRPSVFDKLPSMKTAKWLAVGRLDFNTEGLLLLTTSGDLANRFMHPRYSVEREYAVRVVGQLSEAMKQKLLKGIELDDGPANFLRIQDGGGEGTNHWYHVALAEGRNREVRRMFEAAGLMVSRLIRTRHGPIALPRGLKRGRWEELEDNQVRSLMESVGLKAPTAEKGARNSAPRVQPDPMQTSMGFITREPVLSSHSRMAQTPGRGGRRGAAAGGLPGAFGTGGMGGMGGMGGAGGMGGFGGNAGGTGGTGRRGPREPNGNRIGNEPNGNRANGGRAGQRGVRGQAPQAANGPAKRAANGNAPRGGNRQGGAQQGAGQGKAGGARGQRNRSRGR